The sequence gcctgcagcccgaaccagagctctcaccccctcccacacctcaaccccaattttgtgagtttTCATGGACCGCTATGCAATTGCTATTCCCAcatgtggcccttggcccaaaaagtttgcccactcctggtgtACAGTACAGGAAAAGAGGAGGTGGCCAGTGATCAAACTCACTGGGACTCACAGGTGACTGATATGCAGTATCCCCTCAGGAGGGTGGAACTAGGGcaaccagatatcctgattttacaaGGACAAtcttgatatttggggctttatttTATATAAGTGGctattacacacacatacaccccgtcctgatttttcaaccttgctatctggtcaccctaggcagaaATGAGGCCTTTCAGCTGCATCAGTTGAATGGTGATCGTAGTACTGCTCTTCTGAGCTTGGCATCTGACCTAGCAGCTAAATCTAAGGCACAGTGCTTGAGAAGGGCCCATGGGTTACTCCATGTTGCTGCCTTGCAGATCTCTGATATTAGCACATTTCTGAAGCAGGCAGAGGATGGCACTTGTGCTCTGGTGGAAGGAGACTTGATGGTATGCCAGGCAGCTGATACTGCAGCGAGATACACTGTGTTCTCCATCTCAATGTTCTCTGGGAGGAGATGGCCTGGCTGTGGCTATATGCAGACAAGGTCACATGGTGAATATCTTCATCTTGTTAATATAATAAAGCAAAGTCCTGGTTACATTCAGTGTGTGCAACTCCTTTTCTCCTAGTGTTGGGTGTGGCTTTGAGAAGAAGACAGTCAGGTTGCATGACTGTGTTAGATGAATTTCTGAGCCCACCGTGTCCCTATGAATGACTTATGTAGGGTACAGCCATAAGTGCCAAGTGCTCACTCGCTCTTCAGGATGACATCATAGCTGCTAGGACGACCGTCGTCCCAGGGAGGTGGTGTAAGGCGCATTCTGAGAGAGGTTCTAAGGGACGTTCCATGAGCCTCAGGAGAAGGATGCTGAGGTCCCAGGCAGGGGTATGTTCTCTGGCTCTCTGTCTTGGCACTCAGTTGGTGTCCTCCTCCTTTGATGAGGCAGTAGTGTACCATTTTCTGTCGGGACCTGGTGTGTAAATTGCCAGGGACTGTAGTGCGGAAGGTCCTGAGGAAGGCAGTCAAAGAAGGCCGCAGGGCTGGAATTAATCCCAGTGGTGAGTCCCGGAGAGGGGTGAAGCACAGGGAGGCAGTCCTGAGTGGTCGGTGTTCCCACTGAGAAAGGAGAAGCTGAGAGGAGCTCAGGAGAAGCCAGAGGCCTGGGAACCAGAGGAGAGGCTGTATTAAGCACAGGCTAGAGGGAAGCAGCACAAGGGGCttggtggtaggaagtggcccccCCACTTTTACACAGGTTCCGGAGCTTCTGCCCGGGGATTTTGGTGCTGAGATCTTGTGCACCACAGACTTCATAACTGTTGAGGTGGTCAGAGTCAAAGCCCCCAGTCACAACTCTGTCATGTCCTCTGCCTCTTTCTTTGCCTGATCCTTGGGTGGGATGTGTTGGCCGATGCTGATCTCTCCAGCTTTGCTCTGGTCATAATGGTCACCTCTGGGTCTGAAGTGAACTGCATGGATTACTGTAGAGGATGCAGCTTGAGCCAGGTGTCCCTGGACTTGCAGATTCTGGAAGAAAAGGCTTGGGCACAGAGCACTTAGCCAGGATGTGGCTCTCCCCTATGCAAAGAAAAAAGTGTCTCTGTATGTTCCTGATGGGGATTGGTCCATCACAAGATGGGCAGTGTTTGAATCCTGAGGGTTTGGATTCTGCCACGAGGCTTGGTGGTTGGCGTGATGCACCTCACCCCTAGAATAGGAAGCCGATCAGGTCTTGGAAGAAAGCAGCAGTCAGCCACTGTCTGGATTCCATCTCACTGCCCTGGCGGTAAGAGGGAACTCAGGGAGGGACGGGACTGTCCcgtatgtcatagaatcatagaatctcagggttggaagggacctcaggaggtcatctagtccaacccccaagtTGTCCTTGTTTGGGAGCATGAGAAGACACAGGGAGCCTGGTCAGCTCCAACAGACCCTGCTGTTCTAACACCCTCCGAGCTCACACTGGGATACACAAAGACACATTCTCACACAAGAACAAGGAGACAGAGTTGCAGAGAAAAAAGCTTCAAGAAAGAAAGTGTGATCAACAGAGACAGAAAGCAGCTGAGAGCTCAAGGAGGATAAGGATGAGGTGAAAGCCCAGGGATCTGGCATGGAAGAGGCCACCGGAGACTTTGGAGAGAGCAGTTTCAGTGGAGTGGTTGGAGAGTATTTAAGTTAAACTGGAAGAAAGGAACTTGACCCTGTGAAAGAAAGAAATATGGTGGGGTGACAGCTGAGGAGGGAGCTGGATTCAACGGGAGTTTCTTATGATGGGGCGGACCAAAGCAGATCTACATTGTGAGGGAAAGGAACTGGAGCAGAGTCAGAggttgaggaggaggagaagggataaCAATGGTACAAGTTTGATCAGGAGGTGGAGGAAATGGTCTCACTGGGGTAGGTGGAAGGGCTGACCCACCACTCCTGCCGACACAACATTCCAGACAGCTGTGGACTTTCACTTTCCTTGAGCATGTTCCTTTTTGAAACTTACAAATGTCAGTTACAAAGTCGGGTTTAATTTACAACAGAGAAAATCTCTAGCCAGTTAATGTCAATGGCCAGTCTCCAGACTTACACTGCTGCACAACAGCGGACTTTGGCTCACCTACTTTTCAGCAAAGCCTGCACTTTGTTTGGTAATATTGCTTAGACTTTTAACTTATGTTAAGGCAATGATGTTTGCCTATAGCAAGAGAAAATCATTTGGAGTCTAATTCACATTCAATGCAGGCAGCATCCTATTTTGTATTTTGTGTGGCGAGTCAGGGAGGAGGGTGTGTAAATTAGGCACATTACAATGAGGTATAATGATCATTGCTCATCTACAGCATTTTCCACagagaaaatatcaaaatgaaagtGCAAACATAAAACAGAATCACTGGACATACCTGAGATAGGTTCTTCCCCTCCTCACAGTTTATGCCTCCGATGAAGACCATGTTGGGCATCACTGGTTTGGGATACTCAAACACAAAGTCGTATCTCAGGAGCCATATGGAGCCATTTCTGTAAAGTGTTGGTAAGTGCACATCTCTCTGGAGAAACTTTGAAGCAATGTCTTGGTATTTGGTATACAAATCCTTAAACAGTGGTGTCTCTAAAGTGCTAACAACTAGGTTCAGCACTCGCTGGGTAAATGTCATGTGGTCTGTGTAGCTGGTATAGCATCTTGGGACATAGGAAACAGGGTTCGGAGATTTACTGATTGCATGCTCTAAACTGCATGGAAAACCACGAAAGAAGTACACAGAAGGGATGGAGAGATATTCTGCCAGGATCACCCCACATGGCAATGCTGGGTCTGTGAAGAGTGCATCAAATTTACTCTCTTCCAAGTATTGTATGATTTCTCTGCTCTGCAGCAGGCTGTCACAGTTGTGAAAAAACATGTTAACGACGTACATGTTATTCCGGTATTCTGCAAGGATAGTGTAGGGAAAGGAGACCTCACGAAAGAGACTGTTAGCAAATTTACTAAAACTCTGGTCAAGATCTTCCTGGATGTAAGGCACAGCATACGTTTTCCTTGTGTAGTGCTCTGATTCTTTCAAGAGCAAATTAACTTCTGGAGCAAGCACTACTATTTCATGTCCTTTCTCACTGAGCTTCTCCACCACTGCACGCATGCTGAGCCAGTGACTTCCATCCTGAGGGATCACCAGCAGCCGCCCACCTTCCACAAACCCCAAGGAGAGTAAGAAAGGAAAAATCCCTGCAGCAAACAAGTAAAAAGTGGGAAACAATGGAGCCATCTCAAAGCTGGAAGATGATTTGACTCTACAGATGTTGCAAACTACTTTTTATAGCTGAACTAACACTGCCCAGAGTTTATATTGCTTGCAACCTTATTTGAACTCATCTACTTTTACTGCCTCATATACTGACTTGGCACAACAAAACCTTTGCTCCTCTAATGGACAAATTCTACCCTTGCATTTGCAATGCAACATTCCCATTCAAGGACCATATCTTTGTTTTACTCATTAACTTAACGTTAATATCTGCACACTGAATTGCAATAGCCACCTCTCCCCTACTCCAAGTCTATGCCAGTCAATCTGAGTCAGCACATTTTATCTCCCAGAGGCCTCTTTATTATTACAGGTTATTCACATCCTAAATCAACAAAAGTAgtgaacataaaaacataagaatggccatacctgGGTCTGACcactggtccatctaggccaatatcctgtcttccgacagtggccaatgctagatgcttcaaaggaaataAAGAGACCAGgacaatcatcaagtgacccattccctgttgtccagtcccagcttctggcagtcagaggctagggacacttcacagcatggttttgcattcctgcccatcctgggtagctgccattgatggacctatcctacaccaacttatcaaattcttttttgaacccagttataattttggcctacACAACTTCCTCTGGCTACAAGTTgcagaggttgactgtgcgctgtatgaagaagcacttccttttgtttgttttaaacctgccgacTATTaagttcattgggtgaccccctggttcttgtgctatATCAAGGGCTAAATAATATttctttattcattttctccacaccattcttgattttaaagacctctatcatatcccccattagcTGTCTATTTTCCTAgcggaaaagtcccagtctttttaatctctcctcatatggcagcctttccatacccttaatcattttgttgtccttctctgtaccttttccatttcttttttgaGAAATGGCAACCAGAGCGGCACactgtattcaaggtgtggctgtaccatggatttatatagtggcattatgatatttactcgTATTAtatatcccttttctaatgggtTGTAACGTTtctttagcttttttgactgccactgcacattgagtgaatgttttcggagaactatccacaatgactccaagatctctttcttgagtggtaaaggctaatttagacccccatcatcttgtatgtatagttgggattatattttccaatgtgcattactttgcacttatcaacactgaatttcatctgccattttattgcccagtcacccagttttgtgagatccctttgtaactcttcacagtctgctttggacttcactatcttgaataattttgtgtcatctgccagttttgccacctcactatttacccccttttccagatcatttaggaataggtttaacagcactggtcccagcacagatctCTGGAGgccaccactatttacctctgtccattctgaaaactgaccatttattcctaccttttgtttcctggc comes from Mauremys reevesii isolate NIE-2019 linkage group 11, ASM1616193v1, whole genome shotgun sequence and encodes:
- the LOC120374450 gene encoding UDP-glucuronosyltransferase 1-6-like isoform X3, whose protein sequence is MAPLFPTFYLFAAGIFPFLLSLGFVEGGRLLVIPQDGSHWLSMRAVVEKLSEKGHEIVVLAPEVNLLLKESEHYTRKTYAVPYIQEDLDQSFSKFANSLFREVSFPYTILAEYRNNMYVVNMFFHNCDSLLQSREIIQYLEESKFDALFTDPALPCGVILAEYLSIPSVYFFRGFPCSLEHAISKSPNPVSYVPRCYTSYTDHMTFTQRVLNLVVSTLETPLFKDLYTKYQDIASKFLQRDVHLPTLYRNGSIWLLRYDFVFEYPKPVMPNMVFIGGINCEEGKNLSQEFESIVNASGEHGFVVFSLGSMVSEIPMKKAMQIAEAFGTIPQTVLWRYTGEAPPNLANNTKLIKWLPQNDLLAHPKARAFITHGGSHGIYEGICNGVPMVLMPLFGDQMDNAKRVESRGAGVTLNVLEMTSKDLSDALNAVINDKSYKENIMRLSALHLDRPIHPLDLAVYWVEFVMRHKGAQHLRPAAHDLNWIQYHSLDVIAFLLAVVLITSFISLKCCLFCCRKCFCKKGRVSKLSKSKAE